In one window of Alphaproteobacteria bacterium DNA:
- a CDS encoding DsbE family thiol:disulfide interchange protein, protein MTKEVEVIGNVDSERRARSFGRARYLAPVAVFLVVAVALGIGLTLRPREIPSVLIGKPVPEFALQPVQGRDLGLSSADLKGQVSLVNVFASWCVPCRVEHPLLMEISRRNIVSIFGINQRDEPDDAERWLRTFGDPYERTGADLDGRASIEWGVYGVPETFIVDDQGMIAYKHIGQMTAKDLEKTILPLVRQLQKAAAGRDTE, encoded by the coding sequence ATGACAAAAGAAGTGGAAGTCATTGGAAATGTCGACAGCGAGAGACGGGCGCGGAGTTTCGGACGGGCGCGCTACCTAGCCCCTGTTGCGGTGTTCCTCGTCGTCGCCGTGGCACTTGGTATCGGTCTCACACTGCGGCCAAGAGAAATTCCCTCCGTTTTGATCGGCAAGCCGGTTCCCGAATTCGCGCTCCAGCCCGTACAAGGGAGAGACCTTGGCCTTTCGAGCGCGGATTTAAAGGGGCAGGTATCACTCGTAAACGTCTTCGCGTCATGGTGCGTGCCTTGCCGAGTGGAGCATCCACTCCTCATGGAAATATCGCGCCGCAATATTGTCTCGATTTTCGGCATCAATCAGCGGGACGAACCTGACGACGCAGAACGTTGGCTTAGGACCTTCGGCGACCCTTATGAGCGAACCGGGGCCGACCTCGACGGCCGTGCATCCATCGAATGGGGTGTCTACGGGGTACCAGAAACCTTTATCGTCGATGACCAGGGCATGATCGCTTATAAACACATTGGCCAGATGACGGCCAAGGATCTGGAGAAGACCATTCTTCCGTTGGTCCGGCAGTTGCAGAAAGCCGCCGCAGGCCGGGACACGGAATAA
- a CDS encoding M23 family metallopeptidase, which produces MGATILGTVIFFAWTSSDDESFESARTTSATTKTLTQPALEPTNDSWARVAQIPNLVDKSDQVIDVSLAEGMTLLGVLVDLGIPISEAFKAATSVEALVDPRTLRAGQTIQVALTEESNGVTRLLRSIVMAPETDRVIVVNRKDGGEYTARLKQVEHISRLQFADGTIKESLHEAARALDIPSSILEQAYPILGHAVDLQRDIKNGDRFSFAFEKFEDAVNHTSHTGALVFISLEADERTLSLVRFTTGDGFTGYFDSNGNSIEASLRRTPVDGARLSSRFGKRDHPILGYSRMHKGLDFAASHGSPVFAAGDGLVVKRGFKGSFGNYVRIRHAGALETAYGHLSEYAADLKVGSRVRQGDTIGFIGATGLATGPNLHYEVLKNGIQINPMRLDLPPRKKLAPDELARLRREIASLRKKISGA; this is translated from the coding sequence TTGGGCGCGACCATTCTCGGTACAGTCATATTCTTTGCGTGGACCTCCTCGGACGACGAATCATTTGAATCTGCTCGAACGACCTCGGCGACAACCAAAACCTTGACGCAGCCCGCACTCGAACCAACAAACGATTCATGGGCGAGGGTCGCTCAAATACCCAATTTGGTCGACAAATCAGACCAGGTCATCGACGTTTCGCTCGCCGAGGGAATGACCCTGCTCGGGGTATTGGTCGATCTTGGGATTCCTATAAGCGAGGCATTCAAAGCCGCCACAAGCGTCGAAGCCCTTGTGGACCCGAGAACTCTACGCGCAGGCCAAACCATACAGGTCGCATTGACAGAGGAGTCAAACGGGGTGACCCGACTCCTTCGAAGCATCGTCATGGCCCCTGAAACCGACCGAGTGATTGTCGTCAATCGCAAGGATGGGGGCGAATACACGGCGAGACTGAAACAGGTGGAGCATATTTCGCGCTTGCAATTTGCCGATGGCACGATCAAGGAAAGTCTTCACGAGGCTGCCCGCGCCCTTGATATTCCGTCGTCAATCTTGGAGCAGGCTTACCCAATCCTCGGTCATGCGGTCGATCTTCAACGAGACATCAAGAATGGTGACCGCTTTTCGTTTGCGTTCGAAAAGTTCGAAGATGCCGTGAACCATACCTCTCACACTGGCGCCCTCGTATTCATCTCTCTTGAGGCCGATGAACGGACGCTATCTCTCGTGCGTTTCACGACGGGAGACGGATTCACTGGCTATTTCGATTCGAATGGCAACAGCATTGAAGCGAGCCTTCGAAGGACCCCCGTCGATGGCGCGCGATTGTCATCACGGTTTGGAAAACGAGACCACCCTATTCTCGGTTACAGCCGCATGCACAAGGGCCTCGATTTCGCAGCATCTCACGGATCACCGGTCTTCGCTGCAGGTGACGGATTGGTTGTAAAGCGTGGGTTCAAGGGCAGTTTCGGAAACTATGTGCGCATACGGCACGCCGGCGCCCTTGAGACGGCCTACGGCCACCTTAGCGAATATGCAGCGGACCTGAAAGTCGGCTCACGAGTTCGCCAGGGCGACACCATCGGCTTCATTGGTGCGACCGGCCTCGCAACGGGTCCCAATCTCCACTACGAGGTCTTGAAAAATGGAATTCAGATCAACCCGATGAGGCTGGACCTGCCACCGCGGAAGAAGCTAGCGCCGGACGAACTAGCCCGATTGCGCCGAGAGATAGCCAGTCTACGAAAGAAAATTAGCGGCGCCTGA
- a CDS encoding DsbA family protein → MKSVRHGVIAFALAIAIPLPAVAAEGFGFRYDDETIRSEELPVRLRQEMFELELETNEQRRDILDRFVVKRYIDEMSVREGRPTNEIREELLAVPPANDTEIRTFYDANKQRIGRPLDQIRSEIVNYLGEQRERARMDGLIERIREEKGYERYLPLPQQPRFDLVTEGYPSKGSADATVTVVEFADFQCEHCKAATTTVRRLLQEFGNDIRVVYRDFPVNSSGISRVVAMGAYCANQQGRFWEYHDLAFEMQDYLRDDSPQALGADIKLERKDFEACLASGAAEDAVQASYAEAIGLGVSGTPTFFVNGRKLHVHGDLDGPLFDAVRTALNGDR, encoded by the coding sequence ATGAAGTCTGTTCGACACGGGGTCATTGCGTTCGCGCTCGCGATTGCCATACCACTGCCAGCCGTCGCGGCTGAAGGCTTTGGGTTCCGGTACGATGACGAAACAATCCGAAGTGAGGAACTGCCAGTTCGCCTCCGACAGGAAATGTTTGAGCTCGAACTTGAGACCAACGAACAGCGCCGAGACATTCTGGATAGATTCGTCGTCAAACGCTACATCGATGAAATGTCGGTAAGAGAGGGGCGACCTACCAACGAAATACGAGAAGAACTGCTCGCCGTTCCGCCCGCAAACGACACTGAAATTCGTACCTTCTACGATGCCAACAAGCAGCGCATCGGCCGCCCGCTCGACCAGATTCGCTCCGAAATCGTGAACTATCTCGGCGAGCAGCGCGAACGGGCGCGAATGGACGGCCTGATTGAGAGAATCCGAGAAGAGAAAGGCTACGAGAGGTACCTGCCTCTTCCGCAACAACCTCGCTTCGACCTTGTAACGGAAGGCTATCCGTCCAAAGGCAGCGCCGACGCGACAGTGACCGTCGTCGAGTTTGCGGACTTTCAGTGCGAGCACTGCAAGGCCGCGACCACAACCGTTCGCCGGCTATTACAGGAGTTCGGAAACGATATCCGCGTGGTATACCGCGATTTTCCCGTTAACAGTTCAGGTATATCGCGCGTTGTGGCGATGGGCGCCTATTGCGCCAACCAACAAGGGCGCTTCTGGGAATACCACGACCTCGCGTTCGAAATGCAGGACTATCTGAGGGACGATTCACCTCAAGCACTCGGTGCAGATATCAAACTCGAGCGGAAGGATTTCGAGGCATGCCTTGCAAGCGGCGCCGCGGAAGACGCCGTACAAGCTTCCTATGCGGAGGCCATTGGTTTGGGGGTATCAGGCACACCCACCTTCTTCGTGAATGGTCGAAAGCTTCACGTTCACGGCGACCTTGACGGTCCGCTCTTCGATGCTGTTAGGACTGCTCTAAACGGGGACCGTTAG
- a CDS encoding TlpA disulfide reductase family protein has product MIRKYPIVSVLVVSAVVGVIVAVLWPGMKERGAVPPITGQVQNFILAQAPGPGPETAWRDADGGSVSLADFRGQVVMLNFWATWCAPCIRELPSIDRLQAELAGEDFTVVAVNIDRGGVAVAAPFSERLGLRNLEVYVDAESTFARAVRVNVMPTTIVYDRSGLEVGRLAGAAEWDSPEAFALLRWFIQDQS; this is encoded by the coding sequence ATGATCCGGAAGTACCCGATTGTCAGTGTTCTAGTCGTGAGCGCGGTCGTGGGTGTGATCGTGGCCGTCCTGTGGCCGGGGATGAAGGAGAGGGGCGCTGTTCCTCCGATCACGGGTCAGGTGCAGAACTTTATTCTTGCGCAGGCGCCCGGCCCGGGACCGGAGACAGCGTGGCGTGATGCCGACGGCGGATCCGTCAGTCTTGCGGACTTTCGCGGCCAAGTCGTGATGCTCAATTTTTGGGCTACCTGGTGCGCGCCCTGCATTCGCGAGTTGCCTTCGATTGATCGTCTTCAAGCCGAACTTGCCGGTGAAGACTTCACGGTGGTCGCGGTCAATATCGATCGGGGAGGCGTGGCTGTCGCCGCTCCGTTTTCTGAGCGCCTGGGTCTGAGGAATCTCGAAGTGTATGTTGACGCCGAAAGCACCTTCGCACGCGCGGTCCGCGTCAACGTGATGCCCACGACTATCGTATACGATCGGTCGGGCCTAGAGGTCGGACGGCTGGCGGGCGCTGCCGAATGGGATTCGCCGGAAGCATTTGCGCTTCTGCGTTGGTTCATTCAGGACCAAAGTTAG
- a CDS encoding heavy metal translocating P-type ATPase — MRQRHEHMHQNDRGHQHADDRSCDTSDADSPYSATDAVNHGGAVRHSFKVEGLDCAEEVAVLKREVGPLVGGEEHLAFDILNGRMKVLRNSQPVSSQDVRSAVARTGMKAVDWRPGQKRSPVDDRRRLLQVWFTFLSGLGVFSGLFLHVWLAGGVWEAIRLFGGHGGQAIPWPEVASYTVAIVFGLRFVLPKAWFAARRFRPDMNLLMVIAVVGAVGIGEYFEAATVTFLFALSLMLESWSVGRARRAVSALLDLAPATVRIRAGGGEETEILAAEARVGARFIVKPGERIPLDGRIVLGATSVDQSPITGESVPVEKNAGDDVFAGTINGDGALEVESTKGADDTTLARIIRMVEEAQGRRAHVEQWVERFAAIYTPAIIVLAIGIFLVPPLAFGAGWGDWFYRALVLLVIACPCALVISTPVSIVAALAASARQGVLVKGGVFIERPARLRALAFDKTGTLTEGKPKVVRVIPLNGHTEAELIERAAALEAFSTHPLAHAVSAFAKERGIQPRPASDVQMLRGKGVIGGFGGEPFWLGSHRYLVERGQDSPEIAAQAATLERDGTTVVAIGNDRHVCGLLAISDTVRPTAEATIRALRAGGVEHLVMLTGDNRVTANAIADAIGIDEVHAELLPEDKVVAVERLVEAYGEVAMVGDGVNDAPAMARASFGVAMGAAGSDAAIETADIALMTDDLEKLPWLIGHSRRTLAVIHQNIALSLGVKAAFAILTFAGIATLWGAIAADVGVSLLVVGNALRLLRTARTGTNGTGQPIDASAAVHSH, encoded by the coding sequence ATGCGACAGAGACACGAACATATGCACCAGAATGACCGCGGTCATCAGCACGCTGATGATCGTTCGTGCGACACAAGCGATGCCGATAGCCCATACTCTGCTACGGATGCGGTCAACCACGGTGGCGCGGTGCGGCATAGCTTCAAGGTCGAGGGTCTTGACTGTGCGGAAGAGGTGGCCGTTCTAAAACGAGAAGTTGGCCCGCTAGTTGGCGGTGAAGAGCATCTCGCCTTCGACATATTGAATGGCCGGATGAAGGTCCTCCGGAATTCCCAACCGGTATCCAGTCAAGACGTTCGATCGGCGGTCGCGCGTACCGGCATGAAGGCTGTGGACTGGCGACCAGGTCAGAAGCGCAGCCCGGTCGATGATCGTCGTCGGCTTCTACAGGTGTGGTTCACATTCCTCAGCGGTCTCGGCGTGTTTAGCGGGCTTTTCCTGCACGTTTGGCTCGCAGGTGGCGTCTGGGAAGCGATCAGACTGTTCGGCGGGCACGGCGGCCAGGCCATTCCTTGGCCCGAAGTCGCCTCATACACCGTTGCCATTGTCTTCGGCCTCCGCTTTGTGCTGCCCAAGGCGTGGTTCGCCGCCCGTCGGTTTCGCCCCGATATGAACCTGCTGATGGTGATAGCAGTTGTGGGCGCAGTTGGCATTGGTGAGTACTTTGAGGCGGCAACTGTGACTTTCCTGTTCGCACTGTCGCTCATGCTGGAAAGCTGGAGTGTGGGCCGCGCCCGTCGGGCTGTGTCGGCGCTGCTCGATCTGGCGCCTGCAACGGTTCGCATCAGGGCAGGTGGGGGCGAAGAAACAGAAATCCTTGCCGCCGAAGCGAGGGTGGGCGCGCGATTCATCGTCAAACCTGGGGAGCGCATTCCGCTTGACGGCCGGATTGTGCTCGGCGCAACCAGCGTCGATCAGTCCCCGATAACCGGCGAGAGCGTGCCGGTCGAAAAGAACGCTGGCGATGATGTTTTCGCAGGGACCATCAACGGCGATGGCGCCCTGGAAGTCGAAAGCACCAAGGGTGCCGACGATACGACCCTTGCCCGCATTATCCGCATGGTCGAAGAGGCCCAAGGCCGTCGGGCGCACGTTGAGCAATGGGTAGAACGGTTCGCTGCCATCTACACACCGGCAATCATCGTACTGGCGATCGGGATATTCCTGGTCCCACCGCTCGCGTTCGGTGCCGGGTGGGGCGACTGGTTCTATCGCGCGTTGGTTTTACTCGTCATCGCATGCCCCTGCGCCCTTGTTATTTCGACGCCAGTCAGCATCGTCGCCGCGCTCGCGGCTTCTGCGCGTCAGGGCGTCCTCGTCAAGGGTGGCGTCTTCATCGAGCGACCAGCGAGACTCCGTGCGTTAGCGTTCGACAAGACGGGCACCCTGACAGAGGGGAAACCGAAAGTCGTGCGTGTCATCCCGCTGAATGGGCATACTGAAGCGGAACTAATCGAGCGCGCTGCCGCACTTGAAGCGTTTAGTACGCATCCATTGGCCCACGCGGTGAGCGCGTTCGCGAAGGAGCGTGGGATCCAGCCGCGCCCGGCGAGCGATGTTCAAATGCTCCGGGGCAAAGGCGTCATCGGAGGATTCGGGGGCGAACCGTTCTGGCTCGGCTCCCACCGCTATCTGGTCGAGCGCGGCCAGGACAGTCCGGAAATCGCGGCACAAGCCGCGACGCTAGAGCGAGACGGTACCACCGTCGTCGCCATCGGCAATGATCGGCACGTGTGCGGCTTACTTGCTATCTCCGATACCGTACGGCCGACGGCAGAGGCGACCATTCGGGCTCTTCGAGCCGGCGGCGTCGAGCACCTCGTCATGCTCACCGGCGACAACCGCGTGACGGCGAATGCGATTGCCGATGCCATAGGTATCGACGAAGTGCACGCGGAACTTCTTCCCGAGGACAAAGTCGTCGCAGTAGAGCGACTTGTGGAGGCATACGGCGAAGTCGCGATGGTCGGCGACGGCGTGAACGACGCCCCAGCCATGGCACGCGCCAGCTTCGGTGTCGCCATGGGTGCCGCCGGAAGCGATGCAGCCATTGAGACCGCGGACATTGCACTGATGACCGACGATTTGGAGAAACTACCGTGGTTGATTGGTCATTCGAGACGCACGCTGGCAGTCATTCACCAAAACATCGCTCTGTCGCTAGGCGTCAAAGCTGCGTTTGCAATTCTCACCTTCGCAGGCATCGCAACGCTTTGGGGCGCAATAGCTGCTGATGTCGGTGTTTCGCTGTTGGTTGTAGGCAACGCGCTTCGCCTGCTACGAACCGCGCGCACCGGGACGAATGGAACGGGTCAGCCAATTGACGCCTCTGCGGCAGTCCACAGCCACTAG
- a CDS encoding protein-disulfide reductase DsbD family protein yields the protein MPGILALAQTAHSEPGTSDWIDYGQGQIRLVSATTGVVGEDLLLGLQYKIAPGWEIYWRSPGEAGLPTTIDWQGSTNLDTTTIQWPLPGRFKIFGIDTFGYKNEVVLPIPARVVEPGGPTDIRAAVNFQTCKEQCVLHDVVLNLTLPPGGEPSNLTSLINRYKARVPTQEVGFGLAVERVEIVEVSGGQLVQVVATSAVPFAEPDVLVEGPRDYRFLPPKVRITDNGTRAVLQVPIELSLLGSEETKPPLVGTDLVLTLVDGGRAVEQGLVATAGQPENVSFLPLFVVLGLALLGGLILNIMPCVLPVLSIKLLGVVKHGGGESRPVRRSFLASAAGILFAFVVLATFLVGLQSAGIAVGWGIQFQQPLFIVAMTLLITLFASNMWGFFDVVLPPRLLALANRLPGGGTARSEGLAGSFGTGVFATIMATPCSAPFLGTAIGFALTRGTVETYLIFAALGAGMAVPYLLVAAVPVLATKLPKPGAWMVTVRRILGLALAGTAAWLLSILGGQLGAPTAVMVGGLMLATVAALWARRRYPVHVVRRLTPAAVLALGITAMLGPQWVDARIEMAESAPVATWQAFEPELIPGLVASGKVVFVDVTADWCVTCLVNKKLVLDRGQAARLLNHPDMIAMQGDWTNPDERITNFLATFNRFGIPFNAVYGPDAPNGLVLPELLNEARVLKTVRRAAGRDLLAENIATR from the coding sequence ATGCCGGGTATTCTAGCGCTTGCGCAGACGGCCCATTCCGAACCGGGCACGAGCGATTGGATCGACTACGGGCAGGGCCAGATTCGCCTCGTCTCCGCGACAACTGGCGTGGTCGGAGAGGACTTGCTACTCGGGCTCCAGTACAAGATCGCGCCAGGTTGGGAGATCTATTGGCGTAGCCCAGGCGAAGCAGGCTTGCCGACCACGATTGATTGGCAAGGTTCAACCAACCTTGACACCACCACAATCCAGTGGCCGCTGCCGGGCCGGTTCAAGATCTTCGGTATCGACACCTTTGGCTACAAGAACGAGGTCGTCCTTCCGATTCCCGCGCGAGTCGTCGAACCGGGCGGTCCAACGGATATTCGCGCGGCGGTGAACTTCCAAACCTGCAAGGAACAATGTGTCCTGCACGATGTGGTCCTGAATCTCACTCTTCCGCCAGGCGGCGAACCTTCGAACCTGACTTCATTGATCAATCGCTACAAGGCCAGGGTCCCAACCCAAGAGGTCGGTTTCGGCCTCGCTGTCGAACGAGTCGAGATCGTCGAGGTCAGCGGCGGCCAGCTGGTACAGGTGGTGGCGACCTCTGCGGTGCCGTTTGCGGAACCGGACGTCCTCGTCGAGGGACCTAGGGACTATCGGTTTCTTCCGCCCAAGGTGCGAATCACCGATAACGGGACTCGCGCTGTGCTTCAGGTGCCGATCGAGCTGTCATTGCTTGGAAGCGAAGAGACAAAGCCGCCATTGGTGGGAACTGATCTTGTCTTGACCCTTGTCGACGGCGGCCGGGCGGTTGAGCAGGGGCTTGTGGCCACCGCGGGTCAGCCCGAGAACGTTTCTTTTCTTCCGCTGTTCGTTGTTCTTGGGCTTGCCCTACTTGGTGGCTTGATCCTCAACATCATGCCTTGCGTGCTGCCGGTTCTCTCAATCAAGCTGCTCGGTGTAGTTAAGCATGGGGGCGGTGAGAGTCGTCCGGTTCGCAGAAGTTTTCTGGCTTCCGCCGCCGGTATCTTGTTTGCCTTTGTCGTCCTGGCAACTTTTCTCGTCGGTCTTCAATCGGCAGGAATAGCCGTTGGCTGGGGCATTCAATTTCAGCAGCCGCTGTTCATTGTTGCTATGACGCTGCTCATCACGTTGTTCGCCTCCAACATGTGGGGCTTCTTCGACGTTGTCTTGCCACCGCGTCTGCTCGCGCTTGCCAACAGACTCCCAGGCGGAGGAACCGCGCGCAGCGAAGGGCTCGCCGGGTCGTTCGGGACAGGCGTCTTCGCAACCATCATGGCGACGCCTTGTTCGGCACCCTTCCTGGGAACTGCTATTGGCTTTGCGCTGACCCGCGGGACGGTGGAAACCTACCTCATCTTTGCAGCCCTTGGTGCTGGTATGGCCGTGCCTTATCTCCTGGTTGCTGCCGTTCCCGTGCTCGCAACCAAATTACCAAAACCAGGTGCCTGGATGGTGACCGTAAGGCGTATCCTCGGCCTCGCGCTGGCCGGGACCGCCGCGTGGTTGCTGTCGATCCTCGGTGGTCAACTTGGCGCCCCGACTGCCGTTATGGTTGGCGGCCTTATGCTCGCGACGGTCGCGGCCCTATGGGCCAGGAGACGGTACCCGGTACATGTGGTCCGGCGCCTCACGCCTGCGGCTGTGCTGGCACTCGGTATAACGGCAATGCTAGGCCCGCAGTGGGTGGATGCACGGATCGAGATGGCCGAAAGCGCACCCGTCGCCACTTGGCAGGCATTTGAGCCAGAGTTGATTCCAGGGCTTGTGGCAAGCGGCAAGGTCGTGTTCGTCGATGTCACGGCAGACTGGTGCGTGACTTGTCTCGTTAACAAGAAACTTGTGCTTGATCGTGGCCAGGCGGCGAGGCTCTTGAACCATCCGGACATGATCGCCATGCAGGGTGATTGGACCAACCCGGACGAACGCATTACCAACTTCCTCGCGACGTTCAACCGTTTCGGCATTCCCTTCAATGCCGTCTATGGGCCAGATGCCCCAAATGGACTAGTGCTTCCTGAATTGCTCAACGAAGCGCGGGTGCTCAAAACCGTTCGCAGGGCGGCTGGCCGTGACTTGCTGGCCGAAAATATTGCAACGCGGTGA